tcaacaataCTCTTACAAGTATGTTGAAGAGTGTGGTATCTACTTAATTTTTAAGTGGTGAGTATTGGTATTTGAAATAagttttttgatatttttcttaGTGGTGGTGTGTTTTCGTTcgcttgatttttttatttgtttggaAGCCACAAAACCTATAAATAAACTAGCCAAAAATATAGTACAAAACTccaaaaggaaaatattttcacaatgGAGAATGTTGAATACAACGAATCTTCTTGTTAATCATATCACACAATCAAATGATGAAATTACTTTCACAAATGTTACGAAGAATTGAAGTGTTGCTACTGAAAATGATGTATAAGTCTAGAAGGGAAGCATAGATGAACTAAAGTTATTatttgggattttttttttaaaagattaaaactaagtattaataattaatatgaaggTGGAGAAAAAAGATACATATGTGGAGGAAGAATTTGCCAAACTTCACTCAATCTTATTTAGAATTGGTTTTGCAATTTCAACTAAAAAGATTTTTTAGTCCTCGTTCTTTAAAATTGGACAAAAAAACCTTGAtcaattatgttaaaaaaacaataaGATAACTTTTTATACTTAGTGATAATTGAATTATTCTATATattcagataaaaaaaattaaattgttttatacaaacaaaatattttaaaaaataaacacaattCAAATTCGGTAAATCCGTATTCTCAAATGTTAATAGTTTCTTTTGGTAAAAAAAGTCGGGAatttaaaattccaaaaattaGTATATCAAGCACAATATTTTGACCAATGTATCCATAAATCTGCATTTTCGAACATAAAAATTatcttctaaattttaaaatttgaaatacaaattgtattccaaaatttaaaattcaaaatatattttcaaactaaaaaatatatttcaaaccctaaaatataaaataatgttatattttgaaatttagaGTTCAAAATGTCTAAAGATCAtacaatttataaataaaagaaaaaataataattctacACCTTTTGCTCGGtaattttagaattgaaaatattacaaaaatgcAAGAAGAAGGTGAAAAAAGAAATAGCCATAAAATataaacactttttttattaattgattatTGTTATCGGCCTTTTCTTTCTAGAACCCCATAATTTATAGTTGTTCGGTGACTTTtaaaacaactatttttttactcttaataaaaatgactttcaaattatttgttttaaaaatctttttgaAGTTTTGTAGAATTTTTAGATTATGATATTTGTAACAGAAtcttttaaataagattttcaTAACACAATTTCGAGAACATACTTTTTGAAACCCATAAAGTACATTTCAAAACAAAGTTTTCGATAACaaaattttcataatatatatgatAACTTATGAAATGAGCTTTCCAGAACAACAAGTTCTCTTCTAGAATGAACattctctcttctttctctcaAAGAGTGTTGCGGCGGACAGGGTGGCATGGTGCAGTGAGAGAgggtatttttgtttttgttagtaTGGGGTGTAGTTAGTAGTGaaagggtgcaggaagaaaaaaacATGCTTATTACAAGACTATAGAGAAGATTAAATTGATAGAAAATAAGATTAAGGTGCCTTTCTGCCGATAtgttatgtaaataaaaaaaaggtgtTTTTTAGGTGTGCATATGCACGTGATGTGTATCTAAGAGTTTCAGCTATCAAAAATATATGGAGTCATTAGGTTGAAGAACTTTCCCAAGAAACGACATATTTTTAGTATATATTTTGCCTATCTTTTATTTGTCTGAATAATGCGGTTGATTGTCGAAAGCTGCGACGGAGGTACATTTGAGGCACGTGCCGCGCAATCCTTATAACTGGAATCTTGGGGGACATTATTTCTAGATCGTGTCAACAACAATGTGTCTGTCGAGAATCAGGTTTACTGCACTAGTTTCAAATTTCACAACACACCATGCCCTAAAATGACATTTTAGTTTCTTTAAACTATGTAACCTTcaataattaaatcaaaattttatgtttttgaaaatataaaaattcaaattacgAAAAACAAGACTACAGCAATTTCTTCTTTCACAAATAAAATCACCTTCAATACTTTAGTGGACACAAGGAACGGTTAGAGTTTAAACAACTATTATTCTGAACCATAAAGTAAGGCTTTGTTTGGATCAAAGGTGTAAGAAGTAGAAAGTTGAGGGTGTAAGAAGTAGAAATGTGAAGATTTAAGaagaaagtataaaaaaaattgaaagtgtttAGATTAAGATATGTTAAAATGGATGTACgaaaaaagtttattaaaatatattaatgatacgatgattataattatattttaaattatttttaattatgtaaatgataagattacaaatttatccttgtgtatgaaaaagaaaaaaataataattaattttgttcacattttattcaattataaataatattatttatgattctctaaattatatatatatatatataaagtaattcTCTAATAATGAAGTCTAAATTtgatttattcataatataaactaaatgttaaaaaaagttACATTTAAAACAATATCATTTTCTAATAAATACCATTAAAACTAACATGAAAACCTTAATATTCTAAATacagaaaagaaaattcaatgttTTATGactaatatgaaaaaaaaactccttttaatcaataaaaaacaataatataattatattaatttagtctagatttaaaatgaattttaattaagaCAAATTCATTCAAATGGATTCTCAATAgcaaaaatatgtaatttatttatttaattttaaataatataatataaatttcattattatcttaatatttctattttaaattaattaatataattaattttcatgaaaataattatattatttttattactaataatattttcaaaactatacaaattattataaaaaaaaaaaatcaaacaacacaaaaattcacaaatatgaaaataactaacataatcaattatttctATAGTTAAAAAactaacataatcaattattcaAATACATAACCAATTACCctcacttttaaaaaaaagttcataatcgattatagtaaaaataaaaacaaataatcgattatctcaataacataattgattatccactgttttttaataacataattaattatgtactctttttttttcagtaataatcaattatgtgtTATACAAAACCAAAACAATGCTAACCTAAGACCAAACAACCATTACAAAACTCACTTCCCTACTACTTTGGTGTTGTACATGGCATGTAGGCTCACATGAAAAGTAGCAAAAAGTAAGGATAACTATGTAAATGACACTACCCTACCTGGTTTTCTTCTTAATCTTCACCACTTTCTCTTCACTCTTGAGAATGACAAAACACTTTCTACTTTCCCTTCACTCACCCTCAATCTTCAATAGAAGCAAACACGATGACACCAACAATCTTATCAATGACTAAAGTGCCAGTTTTTTCCTTATTTGTATGTATTCCTTTATAATTAGAATCagtaatttattatattatatacacataattaatatatatatatatatataaatatacatataaataatattaaaaactagttactaataaatatataataaagcaTTAAGTTGAATAgacattcattttttaataaaataaacttttaaacaaattttaaagtCCTTAAAGATATTAATCTTTAATTTCTACACTAAAATAATCCGTAGCACTAAATGACCATTCATCAATATAAGTTTCCACAAATATAAGGCGCAAATGCATAATTTATCAGCAATGAGGTAGGAAAGTCGTCACAGTTCACAAGAGTCTCAGGTTTCAAAGACTCGTAATCTGGTTTCGAGCTATTAAAAATTTGCATGCTGTTGTGAATTAAAAGGCAATATTGTTTACAGCCATGTGAATAAAAACTATTTagtataaaaagtaaaattaagaTCACATTAATAATACACAGAAAGGGTTAAATCTAGCAAATACAACCAAGTTGAGAATACCTACCATGGAAAAAGGTCCCAACTCAAACCAAACATCCACTAAAACCTATTATGGAAAGAAACGGATGCCACGAGAACCACGGCAAGAAATTTAGCTGAGGAATGAACCACATACCTCTATTTTCagattatttatttaactataatTCTAAATCATGCATCATCTTCATCTCCAACATTTGATGCTTCATTCTCATCGTTATCAGACATGTTATTAATTACATCAGTAATTATATCCTTCACCTCTGATTTTCTATTCATTAAATCCACGTCAAAGTGAGTACCTGCCAACATTTCATCACAGAAGAGCTTAGTTCACAAAATCATTTCCCATCCTTTAATTGGGGGTGGGAGAGAGTTTGGTGGAAACAGATCATACCAAGTTGTTTGAGGATATCAGATAAAGTTGcctgcataaaaaaaaaaaaattaaaaaattagaatattaaaaaactaCATTAAATggcaaacaaaaaaaaaaagtacttaCCGTATTGAAATCTACTTTCTTTAAAATATCAACAACCACTCGATGCATTTCCTTCTTACTAGGTCCGGATTTAACCTTCTCACTGCTTTTACCTTTGCCTGCCAATGACATAAGAATGGAACGggtaagaagaaaaaataaggcAACACAggcatatattataaaattataacattttataaaaCTTGTCCAGACATAACACGGTTATACAAGAGGATAAGTTTTCCAGGGACAACTCGAGCAAACGTGACCATAGGTTCCAAAAATAACTTTCAGGCAAACTAACTAATTATGCAACTGGCATTAGATTAAGTAGAACGGATGATATTATCAACTGCAATGACAAAGACCCAACCTTCATTTGCAGTTCGTTTTTTGTTTGCAACCTTCCCTTTCGAATTCTGATTTTCCCTTATTGTTTTCTGTTTCTTGGAAGCAGACTGCTTGGACTTCGAAGTATTGTCATTAAGAGCTGTTTTTGAAGTAGATTTTTTTGGAGGTTTTTCATTGCTCTCGGTAGTCTTTACCATAGTGGTCTTCTTTACAGGTGTGGCTTGGTCTTCGTTCAGAGTATTTTTTGAAGACCGATCGTGAGccttttctttatcttcttcctctttctcTGACATGCTTTCGTCATCATGATCACTTTCACTTTTTTGCACATCATCTTCCTTAGAATCAACTTTTGCGTCCGAAGGTTCAGACACATCACTGTCCTCGGTGTCAGAAGACTCTATTTGCTTTTTCTCAACCAGGGCGGTTTTCTTTTGCTTCTAAAGCCAGAAGAAATATTAGGAAATCAAAACAGAAGAACAAACATTTAAGCATGCTATAACTAATGCAGCAAGCAAGAATGAATTTCAAGTAATAGTATGACAACGCACCTTGGTAGGTTTTTCAGACTTGTTTTGGGTTTGCTTTCTTCCTCTCTTTTTACCTTTCTGTAACATAAAATCaagttttaaaaaacaaattaagacTCAATTACACTAATACAAGGTACACGTAATTACCTAGTTAATTTTGATTGATTTAACTGTTGAATTTAAATTATGGTTAAAGATATAACAAGTTGAGTATGACAAAATTCAGACAAAACAAGCCTCTAATCACATGGTTGAATTTCTTAAGTCTCGCACTTGGGTCTTCAATTTGTTAATTTTAGAATAGTTAACtggaataaaaatttaaaatgacgTGAATCTATAAGTGAACTGAATAAATTGTATCACGACTTACAATAACATTAATTAATTCTTATCCTTATTCAATAATGTGGAAAAAAAATTACCATTTTATTATCAGCAAGAAGTGCATCAGTTGTAGCATACGGGGACACCAAAAATTCAAACAACTTTGAAGAAAGTTCCTCCTGAAATACCACATTGATAATAACTTTTTTCATATAGAGCATTTGTAACAATACAAAAAATGGGAAAACGTTATAGATTGACTTTTACCTTCTTCATAGTGGCCTTATTTATTGGAATATTAAGCACATTACAGAAGTCCACCAATTTTTCTTTCACACATCTATCAATCTTCTCCCTTGTCTTTGCTCTGTGTTTTTCCTGCCAAAAAAGAATTATATAACCATAGGGTAAGCCGGTTAATAACAGACTCAGGCATTCACAATTTTAAAACGACATGCACACtaaaccaaaataaataaactaacaAAATTTTCAATACAAAATAGCACAACCTATTAAGATTTATCTGCATAGTTGGAAATGAAATACAAAAAGCATTACAGTATATGATGCAACCGTACCTCATTGTCAGTCCACACATAGCCAGAAAACAGTCCTATATTTCTCTTTACTGTTTTTGcctacacaaaaaaaaatatgtaagtaTCATTCAAGGAACAGCCAATAGCCAGTCTTATACTGCCCATCCACTcttcatttaaaaaacaaaGGCATGAAAAAACATGTCAAATAAACATTGACAAAACATCTGAAGAGCTGAGTTAGTCTGTCACCTTTCCTTTTATCCCAAAGAGTATTCTATGAAGCGCATGCAGGTTGTCATCAGCTTTTCTCTTTGATAACTTGAAAGCCACTGAAAGAGTATAGAtgtaaataacataaataaaaacgCTGCTTAGAGAAGCATAACGTTAAAATAGAAAGCAAACTACCAATTTGGAAATCTGCAAAACTTAATCTCAACCACCGAGAGAGTGAATGCATAGCAGGATAGCCATTTGCAATTCCTCAGTCCATTATTCAAATGTTAAAATgcataatttaaagaaaaaacagacAGCACAGAAATCCAATGTTGCATTGCATCAAACAGCTGAACCACATTTCATTAACTACTAGGAATGCAGCCTTAAGAAAACTTGAAAACACATACTTTTCCATAGGAGTATTTTCATTACCATCTAGTAATTTGAGGTGATATCCATTAAGCAAATTGTGTTAAAATGGCCATTATAATTTTGCTACCTTGGGTTTAGTTTTTCATCTAAACCAGCTTCAACAAACAAGGAAATGTCCCTGTTGTAATGGAATACATTTACACCTTACAAACTTCACCAGAGTTCAGAAAAGCATGAATTTAACTCCCAAAACTGAATATCCATTACAATATATAGCTGAAAATGTATCCTTCCCCTAGAGCCAAATGCCCAGACCAAACATAAAAAGGAACCCGTGCATGGGAGGCATTTTGGACTCGTAGCAGTAGCTTAGCTTAGGCCCTAGGGGAATCGCAAACAAACTAGTTTAAGAAAGGAAGTAGTTTTGTGGAGATCATAGAGATCCACAGAGGATGAGAGTTGAACAATTGTTGATGAATCCTTAACACAGTGAAAATAAACTACTCTATGGTAACCATTATTAATTATCGACATGGTGTTGGTCACAAGGGAAGCCATTGCTGTAAGCCAAAAGACTAATGCAAGCAAAGTTAGCATAAGAAAGCATAATGTCGTTTCTTGAATCTTGATCCTGAAGAAatatatgttgttttttattaGATGAGACACCTAACTACTTTGCAGATATTAATCTAATGGAGGAGAACGCACAAGTGACAGGTAAGGATTAAAGTGAATATCATGCTTAAGTGGGTCATTAAGTTGAAAATTGGTGGGAAAAAATCAGGATTTTAGCCTTTTAAATAGTCTATTATCCATGATATTAACCCATTTCTTGTCCCCCGTCCCTTAAGACTTCAATACTTCGCATCCCTCGTGGACATCTTTCTCTTCAACCATAAAATCTCCACGTGACCAATTAAACACGCAGGAGCTAAAACCCCAAACCCAATCCCGCAGACGCAGTCGACAACATTCACACACTTCTCTATCCACTAACTCAGAACGGTATACAATGGCAAAAACAAATACGGAGAAAGAACAATAGATCAAAAGACCACGCGATGTCTCACATTACGGACACCATCAATTCACAAATCCATGTAACAACAAAAGGCCTTACCATTTGGAATGTCCTTGAGTTGCGTACCGTTGCCCTGAAACCCAAAGATTCACACGATCAAATCCAACACTTCTTGTATTAATTCGACACAACGGAGAAACACAACATGAAACCTTAAAAAAAACTCTTGAAGTAAAACATACAAAATTAACAAACCATATGTCACTATATGTACCTTCTCAATTGACAAAGCTTTGAAAGAGGAATATTTGTGAAACTTATCGGGCGAAGAGACAGTGTACCTATCCACCGTTTTCCTCTCCCTGGTCGGTCTCTCGCTAGCTGGCGTAGCGTAACCGCTTTCTTTCGTTGACTTGCTCGACTTCGCTTCGCCACGCTCCTCagtctcttcttcttcctcttcattcttctcttcttcaACCCGATCCTTCTCTTTTTCTTCGCCTTTCTCGCTCACATCGTTCTCCACCGAATTATCCTCTTGTTTCGTGTGATTCTCTTCGGCTTGGACTTCTTCTTCCCCTTGAAGCTTCTCGTTTTCTAGGGTTTCAGAAGACATAGCTGAGAGAAGATGAAATTTGCAAAGAGAGTGAATCCCTGAGCAGTGAAGAGAGGAGAGAGAATTATGATTAGATCGGAAGAATGAGAGTGATTGTGAATGGAAGATAGACGGATAGAGAGGGAAATGGTGAAATAAAATTGGAGGGAAACGAAACAAGATGAAGCGCGCTCTTCActcctttttcaaattttatgcCA
The sequence above is a segment of the Phaseolus vulgaris cultivar G19833 chromosome 2, P. vulgaris v2.0, whole genome shotgun sequence genome. Coding sequences within it:
- the LOC137812593 gene encoding DEK domain-containing chromatin-associated protein 1-like produces the protein MSSETLENEKLQGEEEVQAEENHTKQEDNSVENDVSEKGEEKEKDRVEEEKNEEEEEETEERGEAKSSKSTKESGYATPASERPTRERKTVDRYTVSSPDKFHKYSSFKALSIEKGNGTQLKDIPNVAFKLSKRKADDNLHALHRILFGIKGKAKTVKRNIGLFSGYVWTDNEEKHRAKTREKIDRCVKEKLVDFCNVLNIPINKATMKKEELSSKLFEFLVSPYATTDALLADNKMKGKKRGRKQTQNKSEKPTKKQKKTALVEKKQIESSDTEDSDVSEPSDAKVDSKEDDVQKSESDHDDESMSEKEEEDKEKAHDRSSKNTLNEDQATPVKKTTMVKTTESNEKPPKKSTSKTALNDNTSKSKQSASKKQKTIRENQNSKGKVANKKRTANEGKGKSSEKVKSGPSKKEMHRVVVDILKKVDFNTATLSDILKQLGTHFDVDLMNRKSEVKDIITDVINNMSDNDENEASNVGDEDDA